In Flavobacterium sp. N1736, the following are encoded in one genomic region:
- a CDS encoding DUF2652 domain-containing protein codes for MKQKGLIFIPDISGFTQFVNSVELKHSQHIIAELLEILLDANQMGLNVSEVEGDAILFYKLGASPNLDVTYKQVERMFLSFHKQLQRYENIRTCECKACVTAINLSLKVISHYGEFTEYKIKDFLKLIGKDIIIAHQLLKNDIKQHEYWLITDDLSKGKIPQQFTPSIQWDHGTKKVDDNEISFHFTQLGHLKDN; via the coding sequence ATGAAACAGAAAGGATTAATATTTATTCCCGACATCAGCGGATTTACACAATTTGTAAACAGTGTTGAACTTAAACACAGTCAGCATATTATCGCAGAACTGCTCGAAATACTTCTTGATGCAAACCAAATGGGACTTAATGTTTCTGAGGTTGAAGGCGATGCCATTCTTTTTTACAAACTCGGCGCAAGCCCAAATTTAGATGTTACCTATAAACAGGTCGAAAGAATGTTTTTATCGTTTCATAAACAGCTGCAGCGCTATGAAAATATACGTACATGCGAATGCAAAGCCTGTGTTACTGCCATTAATCTCTCTTTGAAAGTGATTTCGCATTACGGAGAATTTACGGAATATAAAATAAAAGACTTTCTTAAACTCATTGGCAAAGATATTATAATAGCACATCAGCTTTTAAAAAATGATATTAAGCAACACGAATATTGGCTGATAACCGATGATCTGTCCAAAGGAAAAATTCCTCAGCAATTTACGCCTTCCATACAATGGGATCACGGAACCAAAAAAGTCGACGATAATGAAATATCTTTTCATTTTACGCAATTGGGTCATTTAAAGGATAATTAG
- a CDS encoding epoxide hydrolase family protein, whose product MGNTTTAASAADTKTAIRPFEFHAPQAELDDLKRRIAATRWPEKEPVNDLTQGVPLATMKALAEYWANDYDWRKVEAKLNSYPQFITEIDGLDIHFIHVKSKHPNALPIIVTHGWPGSTIEQLKIIDPLADPTAYGGKAEDAFDVVIPSIPGYGFSGKPDETGWGPDRIAKAWVELMGRLGYDKFLAQGGDWGGLITDVMASKFPEHLLGMATNFPCTVQPEINNAAFGGLPAPDSLTDEEKEAYDQLGFAYKHVSYAFIMGSRPQTLLATSDSPVGLATMFIDHDQKSLALIIRVFEGKTEGLTKDDVLDNVTLIWLTNSAVSGYRLYWENKYPFVAPFGVTVPVVVSAFPDELYQAPKSWAEKAYPNLIHYKKHDKGGHFAAWEQPELLVGDLREGFRSLR is encoded by the coding sequence ATGGGAAATACAACTACAGCTGCTTCGGCAGCAGATACAAAAACAGCAATTCGTCCTTTCGAATTTCATGCACCACAAGCTGAACTAGATGATTTAAAACGCCGCATTGCAGCAACAAGATGGCCAGAAAAAGAGCCTGTAAACGATCTTACACAAGGTGTGCCCCTTGCTACCATGAAAGCACTTGCCGAATATTGGGCAAATGACTATGACTGGCGCAAGGTTGAAGCAAAATTAAATTCATATCCACAGTTTATTACAGAAATTGACGGTCTCGACATTCATTTCATCCATGTTAAATCCAAACATCCAAATGCACTGCCTATTATTGTTACTCATGGATGGCCGGGCTCGACTATCGAACAATTAAAAATTATTGATCCGCTTGCAGATCCTACAGCTTATGGCGGAAAAGCAGAAGACGCTTTTGATGTCGTAATCCCTTCAATTCCGGGTTACGGATTCTCCGGAAAACCTGACGAAACCGGCTGGGGTCCTGACCGTATCGCAAAAGCGTGGGTAGAACTTATGGGACGTCTTGGATACGACAAATTTTTAGCGCAGGGTGGCGACTGGGGAGGTCTAATTACTGATGTAATGGCATCTAAATTTCCGGAACATTTATTGGGAATGGCTACGAACTTTCCCTGCACGGTACAGCCTGAAATTAACAATGCTGCTTTTGGCGGACTTCCTGCTCCGGACAGCCTTACAGATGAAGAAAAAGAAGCTTATGACCAATTGGGCTTTGCATACAAACATGTTTCTTATGCCTTTATAATGGGATCACGCCCACAAACGCTGCTCGCAACTTCAGATTCGCCTGTAGGTTTGGCAACAATGTTTATAGACCACGATCAAAAAAGCCTTGCACTGATTATACGCGTATTTGAAGGAAAAACCGAAGGGCTTACTAAAGATGATGTACTGGATAATGTTACCCTTATCTGGTTAACCAACAGTGCGGTTTCCGGATATCGCCTTTATTGGGAAAATAAATATCCATTTGTTGCCCCATTCGGAGTTACGGTTCCTGTGGTTGTGAGTGCTTTTCCTGACGAACTTTATCAGGCTCCAAAAAGCTGGGCCGAAAAAGCGTATCCTAATTTAATTCATTATAAAAAACATGATAAAGGAGGACACTTTGCTGCCTGGGAACAGCCGGAACTTCTTGTAGGTGATCTTCGTGAAGGTTTCAGATCATTACGCTGA